A genome region from Taeniopygia guttata chromosome 18, bTaeGut7.mat, whole genome shotgun sequence includes the following:
- the CRLF3 gene encoding cytokine receptor-like factor 3 isoform X2: MEAAAAEAEIKDSATLTRDVLEQHFSDLKGTLKKLLDERLMSLLQEVDVIEQESIKPLDECQKLIEHGVSTADDLLREGESAVDGDVGQQNEKLCNFTKKALHIQLDSLPEVPSLVDVPCLSAQLDDCLLTILKNQIFRHGTVASRPPVQLEEFVEKPGGILVRWCKVDEDFVPQDYRLQYRKSAASPFEDVYVGSESEFMVLHIDPHVDYQFRVCARGDGRQEWSPWSVPQIGRTTLVPHEWTTGLEGYSLSSRRNIALRNDSQSCGVLYSKAPTYFCGQTLTFRIETVGQPDRRDSLGVCVEQRNGDDSLQRDQAVCISTNGAVFVNGKEMTNQLPAVTSGSTVTFDMEVVQLGPCSNEGGNFKLRVTISSNNREVVFDWVLDQCCGSLYFGCSFSYPGWKVLVF; this comes from the exons ATCAAAGACAGTGCAACATTGACCAGAGATGTGCTTGAGCAGCATTTTAGTGATTTGAAAGGGACCCTGAAGAAGCTGCTGGATGAGCGACTGatgtccctgctgcaggaggtgGATGTCATAGAGCAGGAGAGCATCAAGCCCCTGGATGAGTGCCAGAAGCTGATAGAGCACGGAGTCAGCACGGCCGATGATCTGCTCCGGGAAG GAGAGAGTGCAGTCGATGGAGATGTGGGACAACAGAATGAGAAACTTTGCAACTTTACAAAAAAAGCTTTACATATTCAGCTAGACAG CTTACCAGAAGTGCCTTCCTTGGTTGACGTGCCTTGTTTATCTGCCCAGCTGGATGACTGCCTCCTTACTATactgaaaaatcaaatattcAGGCATGGAACTGTGGCATCCCGCCCACCTGTACAGCTGGAGGAATTTGTGGAAAAGCCTGGAGGTATTTTAGTCCGATGGTGTAAG GTGGATGAAGATTTCGTACCCCAGGACTACCGGCTGCAGTACCGCAAGAGCGCTGCCAGCCCCTTTGAGGATGTGTACGTGGGCTCGGAGTCGGAGTTCATGGTGCTGCACATCGACCCGCACGTGGATTACCAGTTCCGGGTGTGCGCGCGCGGGGACGGGCGGCAGGAGTGGAGCCCCTGGAGCGTGCCCCAGATCGGCCGCACCACGCTGGTCCCCCACG aaTGGACAACTGGTCTGGAGGGTTACAGCTTGAGCAGCCGAAGAAACATCGCACTTCGGAATGATTCTCAGTCGTGTGGTGTGCTCTACTCCAAAGCTCCTACTTATTTCTGTGGGCAAACATTAACATTCAG GATTGAGACCGTGGGGCAGCCAGACCGCCGGGACAGCCTGGGCGTGTGCGTGGAGCAGCGGAACGGCGACGACTCCCTGCAGCGGGACCAGGCTGTGTGCATCAGCACCAACG GGGCAGTATTTGTAAATGGAAAAGAGATGACAAACCAGTTGCCTGCTGTTACTTCTGGCTCGACTGTGACATTTGACATGGAAGTTGTGCAGTTGGGACCCTGCAGCAACGAGGGAGGAAACTTCAAGCTTCGAGTAACCATCAGCTCTAACAACAGAGAAGTGGTCTTTGACTGGGTACTTGATCAGTGCTGTGGCTCTTTGTATTTTGGATGTTCATTTTCATACCCAGGCTGGAAGGTTTTGGTCTTTTAG
- the CRLF3 gene encoding cytokine receptor-like factor 3 isoform X1, which translates to MEAAAAEAEVRLLLQEARESIEAARSYRRELQQRLRGLHQAREQIKDSATLTRDVLEQHFSDLKGTLKKLLDERLMSLLQEVDVIEQESIKPLDECQKLIEHGVSTADDLLREGESAVDGDVGQQNEKLCNFTKKALHIQLDSLPEVPSLVDVPCLSAQLDDCLLTILKNQIFRHGTVASRPPVQLEEFVEKPGGILVRWCKVDEDFVPQDYRLQYRKSAASPFEDVYVGSESEFMVLHIDPHVDYQFRVCARGDGRQEWSPWSVPQIGRTTLVPHEWTTGLEGYSLSSRRNIALRNDSQSCGVLYSKAPTYFCGQTLTFRIETVGQPDRRDSLGVCVEQRNGDDSLQRDQAVCISTNGAVFVNGKEMTNQLPAVTSGSTVTFDMEVVQLGPCSNEGGNFKLRVTISSNNREVVFDWVLDQCCGSLYFGCSFSYPGWKVLVF; encoded by the exons ATCAAAGACAGTGCAACATTGACCAGAGATGTGCTTGAGCAGCATTTTAGTGATTTGAAAGGGACCCTGAAGAAGCTGCTGGATGAGCGACTGatgtccctgctgcaggaggtgGATGTCATAGAGCAGGAGAGCATCAAGCCCCTGGATGAGTGCCAGAAGCTGATAGAGCACGGAGTCAGCACGGCCGATGATCTGCTCCGGGAAG GAGAGAGTGCAGTCGATGGAGATGTGGGACAACAGAATGAGAAACTTTGCAACTTTACAAAAAAAGCTTTACATATTCAGCTAGACAG CTTACCAGAAGTGCCTTCCTTGGTTGACGTGCCTTGTTTATCTGCCCAGCTGGATGACTGCCTCCTTACTATactgaaaaatcaaatattcAGGCATGGAACTGTGGCATCCCGCCCACCTGTACAGCTGGAGGAATTTGTGGAAAAGCCTGGAGGTATTTTAGTCCGATGGTGTAAG GTGGATGAAGATTTCGTACCCCAGGACTACCGGCTGCAGTACCGCAAGAGCGCTGCCAGCCCCTTTGAGGATGTGTACGTGGGCTCGGAGTCGGAGTTCATGGTGCTGCACATCGACCCGCACGTGGATTACCAGTTCCGGGTGTGCGCGCGCGGGGACGGGCGGCAGGAGTGGAGCCCCTGGAGCGTGCCCCAGATCGGCCGCACCACGCTGGTCCCCCACG aaTGGACAACTGGTCTGGAGGGTTACAGCTTGAGCAGCCGAAGAAACATCGCACTTCGGAATGATTCTCAGTCGTGTGGTGTGCTCTACTCCAAAGCTCCTACTTATTTCTGTGGGCAAACATTAACATTCAG GATTGAGACCGTGGGGCAGCCAGACCGCCGGGACAGCCTGGGCGTGTGCGTGGAGCAGCGGAACGGCGACGACTCCCTGCAGCGGGACCAGGCTGTGTGCATCAGCACCAACG GGGCAGTATTTGTAAATGGAAAAGAGATGACAAACCAGTTGCCTGCTGTTACTTCTGGCTCGACTGTGACATTTGACATGGAAGTTGTGCAGTTGGGACCCTGCAGCAACGAGGGAGGAAACTTCAAGCTTCGAGTAACCATCAGCTCTAACAACAGAGAAGTGGTCTTTGACTGGGTACTTGATCAGTGCTGTGGCTCTTTGTATTTTGGATGTTCATTTTCATACCCAGGCTGGAAGGTTTTGGTCTTTTAG